From Solwaraspora sp. WMMD1047, the proteins below share one genomic window:
- a CDS encoding thiazolylpeptide-type bacteriocin: protein MLSNQLKDDLLQIEAETFEILDLTETAQDLANMPADDLAVAACSSSCSCSSCCSCSTSSCCSTSSSTSSCG, encoded by the coding sequence ATGCTTTCCAACCAGCTCAAGGACGACCTGCTCCAGATCGAGGCCGAGACCTTCGAAATCCTCGACCTGACCGAGACCGCACAGGACCTGGCGAACATGCCAGCGGACGATCTGGCCGTCGCGGCCTGCAGTTCGAGCTGCTCCTGCTCGAGCTGCTGCTCCTGCTCCACGTCGAGCTGCTGCAGCACGAGCTCGAGCACCTCGAGCTGCGGCTGA
- a CDS encoding TOMM precursor leader peptide-binding protein, with protein MTASPAQRRVPVDRVARYLTERADRLPYRVAVDVDVLGLADRLTGPPPDASVDATGPDALAAGPVPAVLLPVRLYGRTALIGPVGSAGPAAPPCVRCLERRWQETRPMPERRALEIAGAHPEGGPDGIGAAPLPTMLGRLWSVARHLLAEPPAEPGTAGIYEVALDTAVVRRHLLIADSLCPRCAVPAVDTRAAADRPLVPRPKPAPDRYRLRDTGSYRLDGFVDPVCGPLGGTALRIYQFGATAPVSGLFRVRSKYDLHDSWWSGHAYSYAESERAGILEGLERYAGQQPRSRPVVVRDSLANLGADALDPRDCGGYRPGFYSGRHHYQPFTPELPMRWVWGRSLRDERPVLVPEQLVYYLDRHVGENNFVQECSNGCASGSCPEEAAFYGLLELIERDAFLLSWYARRTVPEIDIRTVASPEVQFMRERIGLFGYHVRLFDLRADLPVPVVMAVAVRRDGGLGTLCFAAGSSLDPTDAVRAALCETASYVPGFADRVAASLAEVRPMATDYERLTELRHHALLYGLPEMAPHADFFFDDPPLVPMAELYRDWLAERPVTEDLTDDLRHLVDRVAGLGSDVLVVDQTCPEQRRSGVHTSAVVAPGLLPIDFGWARQRVLHHPRFTGWLRRTGAAAHPHPHPFP; from the coding sequence ATGACCGCCAGCCCGGCCCAGCGCCGCGTACCGGTCGACCGGGTGGCCCGGTACCTGACCGAGCGGGCCGACCGGCTGCCGTACCGGGTGGCCGTCGATGTCGACGTGCTCGGCCTGGCCGACCGGCTCACCGGGCCGCCGCCGGACGCGTCGGTCGATGCGACCGGACCGGACGCGCTGGCGGCCGGGCCGGTGCCGGCCGTGTTGTTGCCGGTGCGGCTGTACGGCCGGACCGCCCTGATCGGACCGGTCGGGTCAGCCGGCCCGGCCGCCCCGCCCTGCGTACGCTGCCTTGAGCGGCGCTGGCAGGAGACCCGGCCGATGCCCGAACGCCGCGCCCTGGAGATTGCCGGCGCGCACCCCGAGGGCGGCCCGGACGGCATCGGGGCCGCCCCACTGCCCACCATGCTGGGCCGGCTCTGGTCGGTCGCCCGGCATCTGCTGGCCGAGCCGCCGGCCGAGCCCGGCACCGCCGGGATCTACGAGGTGGCGCTCGACACCGCCGTGGTACGCCGGCACCTCCTGATCGCCGACTCGCTCTGCCCCCGCTGCGCGGTGCCGGCCGTCGACACCCGGGCGGCCGCCGACCGGCCCCTGGTGCCCCGGCCGAAACCGGCGCCGGACCGGTACCGGCTGCGCGACACCGGCTCCTACCGGTTGGACGGCTTCGTCGACCCGGTCTGCGGCCCGCTCGGCGGCACCGCCCTGCGCATCTACCAGTTCGGCGCCACCGCCCCGGTGAGCGGCCTGTTCCGGGTACGCAGCAAGTACGACCTGCACGACTCCTGGTGGAGTGGGCACGCCTACAGCTACGCCGAGAGCGAGCGGGCCGGCATCCTGGAGGGCCTGGAACGGTACGCCGGCCAGCAGCCCCGGTCCCGGCCGGTCGTCGTGCGGGACAGCCTGGCCAACCTCGGCGCGGACGCGCTGGATCCCCGCGACTGCGGCGGTTACCGGCCGGGCTTCTACTCTGGACGGCACCACTACCAGCCGTTCACCCCGGAGCTGCCGATGCGCTGGGTGTGGGGCCGGTCGCTGCGCGACGAGCGACCGGTGCTGGTGCCCGAGCAGCTCGTGTACTACCTGGACCGGCACGTCGGGGAGAACAACTTCGTCCAGGAGTGCTCCAACGGCTGCGCCAGCGGCAGTTGCCCGGAGGAGGCGGCCTTCTACGGCCTGCTGGAGCTGATCGAACGGGACGCCTTCCTGCTGTCGTGGTACGCCCGGCGCACCGTGCCGGAGATCGACATCCGCACGGTGGCCAGCCCCGAGGTGCAGTTCATGCGGGAGCGGATCGGCCTGTTCGGCTACCACGTGCGCCTGTTCGACCTGCGGGCGGACCTGCCGGTGCCGGTGGTGATGGCGGTCGCGGTACGCCGCGACGGCGGCCTGGGCACCCTCTGCTTCGCCGCCGGCAGCTCGCTGGACCCGACCGACGCGGTCCGCGCCGCGCTCTGCGAGACGGCGTCCTACGTTCCCGGGTTCGCCGACCGGGTGGCCGCCAGCCTGGCCGAGGTGCGGCCGATGGCGACCGACTACGAGCGGCTGACCGAGCTGCGCCACCACGCGCTGCTCTACGGGCTGCCCGAGATGGCCCCGCACGCCGACTTCTTCTTCGACGATCCGCCGCTGGTTCCGATGGCCGAGCTCTACCGCGACTGGCTGGCCGAGCGGCCGGTCACCGAGGACCTCACCGACGACCTGCGCCACCTGGTCGACCGGGTGGCGGGGCTCGGCAGCGACGTGCTCGTGGTCGACCAGACCTGCCCGGAGCAGCGCCGCTCCGGGGTGCACACGAGCGCGGTGGTCGCGCCGGGGCTGCTGCCGATCGACTTCGGCTGGGCCCGCCAACGGGTGCTGCACCACCCGCGGTTCACCGGCTGGCTGCGGCGTACCGGGGCCGCGGCCCACCCCCACCCACACCCGTTCCCATGA
- a CDS encoding nitroreductase family protein yields MRQADAMPARSTQVVRDYAEAVFQRARRPLTGADFQVDWADAPSKHTTFPQVPMLPAPRRPATSLGRLPDLLAADPTAAAGPGREWTAGAVCALADLGYGVQERRVAASWNQDLAGQAHYPSATWGRATPSGGGMYPLEIYWVTGTGGPVRPGVYHFHTGHRAWQRLTTGDQTGAVRDACLGAPTAATAGQFLVVTVRFWKNAFKYHNFCYHVVTQDLGALLGSWQLIARGLGRRLAPVLWFADAAVNGPLGLDTDAESALAVVPLPGPPHDGPPAGHGPAGHGPAGHGPAGHGPAGHGPAGHGPAGHGPAGHGPAGHGPAGHGPAPVGEPVRAVRFERSRRVFAPDRLVPVHRATLLTTEARPAPLPVGGEPPDPPGGPGVALPELPGGRWETDLTEALRRRRSSFGRFSRGHRLSTADLGGILGCAAAGLAFPTDLTGPHPPAALHVVVNDVAGVPAGSYHYQPAGHRLRPVRVGPTADPLQRAYALTNYNLEQVAAVLAVSGRLGETLDHYGPRGYRLLNALAGSAIQVSYLAATVLGVGCGAVLGLDNEALDDLLGLTGSGQHTLLFALLGHDRPAPGGLDYPVVPAAGTAHPS; encoded by the coding sequence ATGAGACAGGCGGACGCGATGCCAGCTCGCTCCACACAGGTCGTCCGGGACTACGCCGAGGCGGTGTTCCAACGGGCCCGCCGGCCGTTGACGGGCGCCGACTTCCAGGTGGACTGGGCCGACGCCCCGTCCAAGCACACCACCTTCCCGCAGGTGCCGATGCTTCCCGCGCCGCGCCGCCCGGCGACGTCGCTGGGCCGGCTGCCGGACCTGCTCGCCGCCGACCCGACCGCCGCGGCCGGTCCCGGTCGGGAATGGACCGCCGGCGCCGTCTGCGCCCTCGCCGACCTCGGGTACGGGGTGCAGGAGCGCCGGGTCGCCGCGAGCTGGAACCAGGACCTGGCCGGCCAGGCGCACTATCCGAGCGCGACGTGGGGCCGGGCCACCCCGTCGGGCGGCGGGATGTACCCGCTGGAGATCTACTGGGTGACCGGCACCGGGGGGCCGGTCCGTCCCGGCGTCTACCACTTCCACACCGGGCACCGGGCCTGGCAGCGGCTGACCACCGGCGACCAGACCGGGGCCGTCCGGGACGCCTGCCTCGGCGCTCCGACCGCCGCCACGGCCGGACAGTTTCTGGTGGTCACCGTGCGGTTCTGGAAGAACGCCTTCAAGTACCACAACTTCTGCTATCACGTGGTGACCCAGGACCTCGGCGCGCTGCTCGGGTCCTGGCAGCTCATCGCGCGGGGCCTGGGCCGGCGGTTGGCGCCGGTGCTCTGGTTCGCCGACGCGGCCGTCAACGGCCCGCTCGGGCTGGACACCGACGCGGAGAGCGCACTGGCCGTCGTACCGTTGCCCGGGCCACCGCACGATGGCCCGCCGGCCGGGCACGGACCGGCCGGGCACGGACCGGCCGGGCACGGACCGGCCGGGCACGGGCCGGCCGGGCACGGACCGGCCGGGCACGGACCGGCCGGGCACGGACCGGCCGGGCACGGACCGGCCGGGCACGGACCGGCCGGGCACGGGCCGGCGCCGGTCGGCGAGCCGGTGCGGGCGGTCCGGTTCGAACGGTCCCGCCGGGTCTTCGCACCGGACCGGCTGGTCCCCGTGCACCGGGCCACCCTGCTGACCACCGAGGCCCGGCCGGCACCGCTGCCTGTCGGCGGCGAACCGCCCGACCCGCCAGGTGGGCCGGGGGTGGCGCTGCCGGAGCTGCCCGGTGGCCGGTGGGAGACCGACCTGACCGAGGCGCTGCGGCGGCGGCGGTCCAGCTTCGGACGGTTCAGCCGGGGTCACCGGCTCTCCACCGCCGACCTGGGCGGCATCCTCGGCTGCGCGGCCGCCGGACTCGCCTTTCCCACCGACCTGACCGGTCCGCACCCGCCCGCCGCGCTGCACGTGGTGGTCAACGACGTGGCCGGGGTACCGGCCGGCAGCTACCACTACCAGCCGGCCGGGCACCGGCTCCGGCCGGTCCGGGTCGGCCCCACCGCCGACCCGCTGCAGCGCGCGTACGCGCTCACCAACTACAACCTGGAGCAGGTCGCCGCCGTGCTGGCCGTCTCCGGCCGGCTGGGCGAGACGCTGGACCACTACGGCCCGCGCGGTTACCGGCTGCTCAACGCGCTGGCCGGCAGCGCGATCCAGGTCAGCTACCTGGCCGCGACGGTGCTCGGCGTCGGGTGCGGCGCCGTGCTCGGCCTGGACAACGAGGCGCTCGACGACCTGCTCGGACTGACCGGCAGCGGGCAGCACACCCTGCTCTTCGCCCTGCTCGGGCACGACCGCCCGGCGCCCGGCGGTCTCGACTATCCGGTCGTCCCGGCGGCCGGCACCGCCCACCCGAGCTGA
- a CDS encoding lantibiotic dehydratase has protein sequence MTITAASRRRDHRSRFATPDEFLVRVGGLPLATAERLAFPRTAAWAHRLVDGERALREHAARVGDLLAAAVAAGIAEPAVRAALINVRRDVFNDRAPRDPAAVVTLLAAAAPAALGGYRRWLADRDRLRAVAAGGADLFAAEVADRRAALRAVAEEPALRHGLLLSSRLLDRQLPRYLRADGDARLDKRARRVERSLLEYVYRAATKTSPFSTFTSVCEGGFVDGAATNGSGGPVLRLDRAGGGQRHHVRLNVAALTGLAGAVIARDDIRAGLPVRLVTGLRSGAHRLSYLRRQAGRGGGGVVQRLQENLFHLPTSDLMHDLIELLGQGRTRPLRAVADVLVARDPGGRNPADVNRYLDHLLRLGLLVAPALRVDIHHPDPLAGFRAGLRDLDQPWADPLLARLDTVDRHLAGYPDADLAGRRDLLDAIGDELVRARLDLGQSAADPPDNPVYEDVVLPARVTADRAAWGRLTAGLAAVAGILPVFDIQIARRLVTKGYFRARYGAGGRADDVLTFAHEYLDDFFDHFAGSQLRRRPFDAENRYVPQSNTFRLAEIDLLDEARELAGQRVNAAYAALPPGATELVLDDGFFTALRDRVPATLGPVEAHGFFLQVARTPAGPLAVVNKGFTGPALMVSRFAHWLGGPGDGRPDLLSRGLAAACPPGVVFAELKGGHEDTNLNLHPAATDYELVCPGDISSRPAEEQIPIDDLVLFDDPVADRLVLRSRRLGVEVVPVYLGFLLPMALPEIQQVLLTFSPTGMAALDLWAGTTVPLPDRGIAGYPRIRYRDVVLQRRMWKAHPDCLPAVAADAPGSDWLLAWARWRREHGLPRRVFVTPDGAGRAGARAFGSHKPLYVDFDSYFSLTLLAAVAREADKRLVFTEMLPDHGQQWLTDGGAAHVSELVLAFNAAQEEVPR, from the coding sequence ATGACCATCACCGCCGCCAGCCGACGCCGGGACCACCGGTCCCGGTTCGCCACCCCCGACGAGTTCCTGGTCCGGGTCGGCGGGCTGCCGCTGGCCACGGCCGAGCGGCTCGCCTTCCCGCGTACGGCGGCCTGGGCGCACCGGCTGGTCGACGGTGAGCGGGCGCTGCGCGAGCACGCCGCCCGGGTCGGCGACCTGCTCGCCGCGGCGGTCGCCGCCGGCATCGCCGAGCCGGCCGTCCGGGCCGCCCTGATCAACGTACGCCGGGATGTGTTCAACGACCGGGCGCCGCGCGACCCGGCCGCGGTGGTCACGCTGCTCGCGGCGGCGGCCCCGGCGGCGCTCGGCGGCTACCGGCGGTGGCTGGCCGACCGGGACCGGCTGCGCGCCGTGGCGGCCGGCGGCGCCGACCTGTTCGCCGCCGAGGTGGCCGACCGGCGGGCCGCGCTGCGGGCCGTCGCCGAGGAACCCGCGCTGCGGCACGGGCTGCTGCTCTCCTCCCGGCTGCTCGACCGGCAGCTCCCGCGTTACCTGCGGGCCGACGGCGACGCCCGGCTGGACAAACGGGCCCGTCGGGTGGAGCGGTCCCTGCTGGAGTACGTCTACCGGGCGGCCACCAAGACCAGCCCGTTCTCCACCTTCACCAGCGTCTGCGAGGGTGGGTTCGTCGACGGTGCCGCGACGAACGGAAGCGGCGGACCGGTGCTGCGGCTGGACCGGGCGGGTGGCGGCCAGCGGCACCACGTCCGGCTCAACGTGGCCGCCCTGACCGGGCTGGCCGGCGCGGTGATCGCCCGCGACGACATCCGGGCCGGGCTGCCGGTACGGCTGGTGACCGGGCTGCGGTCCGGCGCGCACCGGCTCTCCTACCTGCGCCGGCAGGCCGGTCGGGGCGGCGGCGGGGTGGTCCAGCGATTGCAGGAGAACCTGTTCCACCTGCCCACCAGCGACCTGATGCACGACCTGATCGAACTGCTCGGGCAGGGCCGGACCCGGCCGTTGCGCGCGGTGGCCGACGTCCTGGTCGCCCGCGACCCGGGCGGGCGCAACCCGGCCGACGTCAACCGCTACCTGGACCACCTGCTGCGGCTGGGCCTGCTGGTCGCGCCCGCGCTGCGGGTCGACATCCACCACCCGGACCCGCTGGCCGGGTTCCGGGCCGGGCTGCGCGACCTCGACCAGCCCTGGGCCGACCCGCTGCTGGCCCGCCTCGACACGGTGGACCGGCACCTGGCCGGCTATCCCGACGCGGACCTCGCCGGCCGGCGCGACCTGCTCGACGCGATCGGCGACGAGCTGGTCCGGGCCCGGCTCGACCTGGGCCAGTCGGCCGCCGACCCGCCCGACAACCCGGTGTACGAGGACGTGGTGCTGCCCGCCCGGGTCACCGCCGACCGGGCGGCCTGGGGCCGGCTCACCGCCGGGCTGGCGGCGGTCGCCGGCATCCTGCCGGTCTTCGACATCCAGATCGCCCGCCGGCTGGTCACCAAGGGGTACTTCCGCGCCCGGTACGGCGCCGGCGGCCGGGCCGACGACGTGCTCACCTTCGCCCACGAATACCTGGACGACTTCTTCGACCACTTCGCCGGCAGCCAGCTGCGGCGCCGCCCGTTCGACGCGGAGAACCGGTACGTCCCGCAGTCGAACACCTTCCGGCTGGCCGAGATAGACCTGCTGGACGAGGCCCGGGAGCTGGCCGGTCAGCGGGTCAACGCGGCGTACGCGGCGTTGCCGCCGGGGGCCACCGAGCTGGTCCTCGACGACGGCTTCTTCACCGCGCTGCGCGACCGGGTGCCGGCCACCCTCGGCCCGGTCGAGGCGCACGGCTTCTTCCTCCAGGTGGCCCGCACCCCGGCCGGGCCGCTCGCGGTGGTGAACAAGGGCTTCACCGGGCCGGCCCTGATGGTCTCCCGGTTCGCCCACTGGCTCGGCGGCCCCGGCGACGGCCGCCCCGATCTGTTGAGCCGGGGGCTGGCGGCGGCCTGCCCGCCCGGGGTGGTCTTCGCCGAGCTGAAGGGTGGCCACGAGGACACCAACCTGAACCTGCACCCGGCGGCGACCGACTACGAGCTGGTCTGCCCCGGCGACATCAGTTCCCGGCCGGCCGAGGAGCAGATCCCGATCGACGATCTGGTGTTGTTCGACGACCCGGTCGCCGACCGGCTGGTGCTGCGCTCCCGCCGGCTCGGGGTCGAGGTGGTCCCGGTCTACCTCGGCTTCCTGCTGCCGATGGCGCTGCCGGAGATCCAGCAGGTGCTGCTGACCTTCTCCCCGACCGGGATGGCGGCGCTGGACCTGTGGGCCGGCACCACCGTGCCGCTGCCGGACCGGGGCATCGCCGGCTACCCCCGGATCCGGTACCGCGACGTGGTGCTGCAGCGGCGGATGTGGAAGGCCCACCCGGACTGCCTGCCGGCGGTCGCCGCGGACGCGCCGGGCAGCGACTGGCTGCTGGCGTGGGCCCGCTGGCGGCGCGAACACGGGCTGCCCCGGCGGGTCTTCGTCACCCCCGACGGGGCCGGCCGGGCCGGGGCCCGGGCGTTCGGTTCGCACAAGCCGCTCTACGTCGACTTCGACAGCTATTTCTCGCTGACCCTGCTGGCCGCGGTGGCCCGGGAGGCCGACAAGCGGCTGGTCTTCACCGAGATGCTGCCGGACCACGGACAGCAGTGGCTGACCGACGGCGGCGCGGCCCACGTCAGCGAACTCGTCCTCGCGTTCAACGCCGCCCAGGAGGAGGTGCCCCGGTGA
- a CDS encoding thiopeptide-type bacteriocin biosynthesis protein, which translates to MTGWISLHIYYASNSDPMLLRCVGPLVADLRDRGLLRRWFFIRYWLEGPHVRLRLLPADESAAEEVRLAAQEAIGAFLKNRPALYDASTAGAGDVYRQLYIAEYGEQRWDETYGASGGMPFQPNNSVRGEAYEPEYDRYGGPAGVELAERHFEVSSNLVLRLLETTNAHVSSVRLGSSAQLAAALCYAFLGTDERVARFFTDYRRFWENLHQESSDVYHSRFDEGFERVATGLRGHLARLRDAVRDPDRARLTALERGWVRHALALREEVVGLAASGALVFHRRSEDAPTTVTDPDIAFTVLLSSYVHMTNNRIGTSILDEIYLSYLMVRALTDAEPVPA; encoded by the coding sequence GTGACCGGTTGGATCAGCCTGCACATCTACTACGCCAGCAACAGCGACCCGATGCTGCTGCGGTGCGTCGGACCGCTCGTGGCCGACCTGCGCGACCGTGGTCTGCTGCGCCGCTGGTTCTTCATCCGCTACTGGTTGGAGGGGCCGCACGTGCGGCTGCGGCTGCTGCCGGCCGACGAGTCGGCGGCGGAGGAGGTGCGGCTGGCCGCGCAGGAGGCGATCGGCGCCTTCCTGAAGAACCGGCCCGCGCTCTACGACGCCTCGACCGCCGGCGCCGGCGACGTCTACCGCCAGCTCTACATCGCCGAGTACGGCGAGCAGCGCTGGGACGAGACGTACGGGGCCAGCGGCGGGATGCCGTTCCAGCCCAACAACAGCGTCCGCGGGGAGGCCTACGAGCCGGAGTACGACAGGTACGGCGGGCCGGCCGGCGTCGAGCTGGCCGAGCGGCACTTCGAGGTCTCCAGCAACCTGGTGCTGCGGCTGCTGGAAACCACGAACGCGCACGTCAGCTCCGTGCGGCTGGGCAGCTCCGCGCAGCTCGCGGCGGCGCTCTGCTACGCCTTCCTCGGCACCGACGAACGGGTGGCGCGGTTCTTCACCGACTACCGGCGGTTCTGGGAGAACCTGCACCAGGAGAGCAGCGACGTCTACCACAGCCGGTTCGACGAGGGCTTCGAGCGGGTCGCCACCGGGCTGCGCGGGCACCTGGCCCGGCTACGCGACGCCGTACGCGACCCGGACCGGGCCCGGCTGACGGCGCTGGAACGCGGCTGGGTGCGGCACGCGCTGGCGCTGCGGGAGGAGGTGGTCGGGTTGGCCGCGTCCGGCGCGCTGGTGTTCCACCGCCGCAGCGAGGATGCCCCGACCACCGTGACCGATCCAGACATCGCGTTCACCGTGCTGCTCAGCTCCTACGTGCACATGACGAACAACCGGATCGGCACCAGCATCCTCGACGAGATCTACCTGTCGTACCTGATGGTCCGGGCGCTCACCGACGCCGAACCGGTGCCGGCGTGA
- a CDS encoding ATP-binding cassette domain-containing protein, producing the protein MTSGSGPVIETDGLSRSYPPDIRAVDDLRLTVRPGEVYGFLGRNGAGKTTTMRMLVGLVRPTAGTGRVLGRPLGDPAALARVGSLIEAPAFQPHLSGLDNLRLLARYLGVGDPAARAALDQVDLAGRAAHRYRTYSLGMKQRLGVAAALLDDPELLILDEPTNGLDPAGMAAMRDLFRSLAGRGRTVLLSSHLLGEVAQVCDRIGIIHAGRLVVEGDLAEVQARLGGPGTVSVRVRPVEAALARLRELPGVRVLRVDGELVELGGGTAAPLAADAADQSDRVAGPELAAEINEALVLAGVRVSELSWARHTLEEVFLDLTTESPDPPRQLWAPGEPQEVRR; encoded by the coding sequence GTGACGTCGGGCTCCGGGCCGGTGATCGAGACCGACGGACTGAGCCGGTCGTACCCGCCGGACATCCGGGCGGTCGACGACCTGCGGTTGACCGTGCGTCCCGGGGAGGTCTACGGCTTCCTGGGCCGCAACGGCGCCGGCAAGACCACCACGATGCGGATGCTCGTCGGCCTGGTCCGGCCGACCGCCGGGACCGGGCGGGTGCTCGGCCGCCCGCTCGGCGACCCGGCCGCGTTGGCCCGGGTGGGCAGTCTGATCGAGGCGCCGGCCTTCCAGCCGCACCTGTCCGGGCTGGACAATCTCCGGCTGCTCGCTCGCTATCTGGGGGTGGGCGACCCGGCGGCCCGGGCCGCGCTGGACCAGGTCGACCTGGCCGGCCGGGCCGCGCACCGCTACCGCACCTACTCGCTCGGCATGAAGCAGCGGCTCGGGGTGGCGGCGGCCCTGCTCGACGACCCGGAACTGCTGATTCTCGACGAGCCGACGAACGGGCTGGACCCGGCCGGGATGGCGGCGATGCGGGACCTGTTCCGGTCGTTGGCCGGGCGCGGCCGGACGGTGCTGCTCTCCAGCCATCTGCTCGGCGAGGTGGCGCAGGTCTGCGACCGGATCGGGATCATCCACGCCGGCCGGCTGGTCGTCGAGGGCGACCTGGCCGAGGTCCAGGCCCGGCTGGGCGGGCCGGGCACCGTGTCGGTCCGGGTGCGGCCGGTCGAGGCGGCGCTGGCCAGGTTGCGGGAACTACCCGGGGTACGGGTCCTGCGGGTCGACGGCGAGCTGGTCGAACTCGGCGGCGGCACCGCCGCGCCGCTCGCGGCCGACGCCGCCGATCAGTCGGACCGCGTCGCCGGGCCGGAGCTGGCGGCGGAGATCAACGAGGCGCTGGTGCTGGCCGGGGTGCGGGTGAGTGAGTTGAGCTGGGCGCGCCACACCCTGGAGGAGGTCTTCCTCGATCTCACCACCGAATCCCCCGATCCCCCGCGACAACTGTGGGCGCCGGGTGAGCCGCAGGAGGTTCGGCGATGA
- the priA gene encoding bifunctional 1-(5-phosphoribosyl)-5-((5-phosphoribosylamino)methylideneamino)imidazole-4-carboxamide isomerase/phosphoribosylanthranilate isomerase PriA, translating to MSLTLLPAVDVADGQAVRLVQGAAGSETTYGDPLEAALAWQSDGATWIHLVDLDAAFGRGSNAHLLADVVRRLDVAVELSGGIRDDESLRAALGTGAARVNIGTAALEDPVWCDRVLGEYGDRVAIGLDVRGRTLSARGWTRDGGDLYEVLERLEKAGAARYVVTDITKDGTMRGPNLDLLREVCARTDAPVIASGGVSTLDDLRALTALESIGVEGVIAGKALYAGAFTVAEALAVLANP from the coding sequence GTGAGCCTGACCCTGCTTCCGGCCGTCGACGTCGCCGACGGTCAGGCGGTGCGCCTCGTGCAGGGGGCGGCCGGCAGTGAAACCACCTACGGCGACCCGCTGGAGGCCGCGCTGGCCTGGCAGTCCGACGGGGCGACCTGGATCCACCTGGTCGACCTCGACGCGGCCTTCGGGCGGGGCTCCAACGCCCACCTGCTCGCCGACGTGGTACGCCGGCTCGACGTCGCCGTGGAGCTGTCCGGCGGCATCCGCGACGACGAGTCGCTGCGGGCCGCGTTGGGCACCGGGGCGGCCCGGGTCAACATCGGCACCGCCGCGCTGGAGGACCCGGTCTGGTGCGACCGGGTGCTCGGCGAGTACGGCGACCGGGTGGCGATCGGCCTGGACGTACGCGGCCGTACCCTCTCCGCCCGGGGCTGGACCCGCGACGGCGGCGACCTGTACGAGGTGCTGGAGCGGCTGGAGAAGGCGGGCGCGGCGCGGTACGTGGTCACCGACATCACCAAGGACGGCACCATGCGCGGCCCCAACCTGGACCTGCTCCGGGAGGTCTGCGCCCGCACCGACGCGCCGGTCATCGCCTCCGGCGGCGTCTCCACCCTGGACGACCTGCGGGCGCTGACCGCGCTGGAGTCGATCGGCGTGGAGGGTGTGATCGCCGGCAAGGCGCTCTACGCCGGCGCCTTCACGGTGGCCGAGGCGCTGGCGGTGCTGGCCAACCCGTAG
- the hisH gene encoding imidazole glycerol phosphate synthase subunit HisH yields MAAAAGRRPTVVVLDYGSGNLRSAERALERAGAEVTVTADLAAAATADGLVVPGVGAYAACMAGIDELRAGPVIADRVAAGRPVLGICVGMQILFEYGEEHGVVSKGLGLLPGGVTRLAARRIPHMGWNTVRPPAGSGLFAGLPADSRFYFVHSYAAGDAAGLADAGALVTTCTHETPFVAAVERGPLSAAQFHPEKSGDTGAGLLRNWLGTL; encoded by the coding sequence ATGGCCGCCGCAGCCGGCCGCCGGCCGACGGTGGTGGTGCTCGACTACGGCTCGGGCAACCTCCGCTCGGCCGAGCGGGCGCTGGAACGGGCCGGCGCCGAGGTCACCGTCACCGCCGACCTGGCCGCCGCCGCGACCGCCGACGGTCTGGTGGTGCCGGGCGTCGGGGCGTACGCGGCCTGCATGGCCGGCATCGACGAGCTGCGCGCCGGGCCGGTCATCGCCGACCGGGTGGCCGCCGGCCGGCCGGTGCTGGGCATCTGCGTCGGCATGCAGATCCTCTTCGAGTACGGCGAGGAGCACGGCGTGGTCAGCAAGGGGCTCGGCCTGCTGCCGGGCGGGGTGACCCGGCTGGCGGCCCGCCGCATCCCGCACATGGGCTGGAACACGGTACGGCCACCGGCCGGCTCCGGCCTCTTCGCGGGCCTGCCGGCGGACAGCCGGTTCTACTTCGTCCACTCGTACGCCGCCGGTGACGCCGCCGGACTGGCCGACGCGGGTGCCCTGGTCACCACCTGCACCCACGAGACGCCGTTCGTCGCCGCGGTCGAGCGGGGACCGCTGTCGGCCGCGCAGTTCCACCCGGAGAAGTCCGGCGACACCGGCGCCGGGCTGCTGCGCAACTGGCTCGGCACGCTGTGA